tagaaaaaaaaagttgctttaatggtagaatccctttaagaaaggctattcttctactttccattgtcttctccacaccgacgttcgcctacaatcctgattcttgtcagtatgtaaatgagttctctcgcagcactgtgggcgggccgcagtgctcagacagccctgggggtgtccccaatgctgagagagaactctctccagcaccaccgcctccttcttcggcagcgtcctcttcagcctcttcttccggcgatggcttacaatactgtgcaagtggccattttctcgtggcctgtgggcatgcgcagtctgctctgccctagaagttacaagccaccactggaagaagaggatgaagatgacgctgctgaagaagaggaggtggcgctggagagagttctctggcagcattggggacgcccccagtgcttcaaaagaactcatttacataccgacaagaaccgggattgtaggcgaacggaggcgtggagaagatgacgaaaggtaggagacgaatagcctttcttaaggctattccgacgtggtacctacaaaaaactgTGTCTGactggtaggatccctttaatacagctTATGTGTGGGGGTCCTGACTGtagggacccccctccccccagatcTAATACTGATAACCCTATTACAAAGTGGATGACCCCTTCGACCACTGGGCTGGGGGGATTCTTGATTACCCGCTATAAAATCTGCTGCTTTTGTTTTGCAGTGTTTGCTGTGGCTGGTGACCCTGCTGTTGTGCGCTCTGAGGAGTCCAGTGACCCGGCTTTTCCGCTGGACGTCCAGCACTACCTCAGACTCTCCACCCTCCTCTCCATCCCAAAACTGTGGCTTGGAGAGCAGCTTTTCCAGCGACTGGGAAGATGAAAGTCTTGGAGATGATGTCTTTGAAGTGCCGCCAAGTCCTCTGGGTTACCCCAGGAATCTCACCTACCATGGACAAGAATTCCCCCTCAGGTTTGTTTGCCCCTGTAGCGTCCGCCGCAGTAGGCACAGATCGGCCTCCAGTTATGGACTGACCACTCTTGTTTTCTTTTAAGCAGCAGACATTCTCCAGATCTGCTGTCGCGTCCGTCTCTGGGCAGCACGTCTACTCCCCGCAATCTGTCTCCGGACTACAGTCTGCGGCAGAGGTAAGTGATGACACTGTAGGCCAGAATCCTCAGCGTGGTGTCTAGTCCGGTGCAGTGTCCGTATGTGCCGACCTCCCCGTGTCTCACTGGATATTTCCTAAGCCTGAGACGTCCAGATTGTCAGACCTCCACGATTACTCTCAGTATATTGGAGGCGATTACATGTAGTGCCCCCAGCTGAGGCCATGCCTGGTGTTGGTATCCGCTCCCTATACAGTTGTCCTTGTTGATGGTGTATGGCGGTACCTTCTGTACACGTGGAGTCTTTTCAGCCTTACTGAAGGCTTTTACATGGGCACTGTATGAGGCTTTGCTTTGTTCCCAGGTCGGCGCTGCCTATGACGCCCAACATGAGCCGGATCAGCCAGGACTCTCCACACAGTGTGAAGTCTGTTGGTCAGGACAGCAGTGgcacttcttctggctttgtggACGCTGAAGCTCCCCGCTCTTCCTTTCTACCTCGGAACCTTCTCAGTATGTTTGACGAGGCCTCGGAGCACTAGACTTGTCATGTTCTGCCATTCGGGGGCTGCTTGGACAGTTAAGGAGTTGGATTATCTTAAGGTGCTGAGATTTCAGCTGCATCTTCATTCTGCTGTGACTGGGATATGAGAGGACTGCAGTGACCCCATAAAGAGCTGGGCAGGGAGCACAGTGCCCCCTATGGGTAGTGTATGTTCTGTGCAGGATTGTACGTATCTGGTAAGGCGAGAAGTTTATTAAAGACTATTCCAATGACGTTTCTTCTTGTCCTCTGGGGTGACAGGGTGTCTTCTATTTCTGGATCAGATTTTGGTAGGGTTTTTTTTAGGGCAGTATCGGACTCTGTCGCACCTTCTATCTGGGGATTTCTATAGACTTACAGCACACACAAGTTTTCATAAAAGATTTATTATTGCATTAGTAATACTGGCCTCGTGCAAAGCCCTGTCAGTGTGCTCCGGCCCCCCAGGAGGAGCAGCTAAAGGCTCCGCGGTCTAGAAGAGAGGTGTAAGGCAACTATTCCTCCTGGGCAAATCAGAAAAGGGAACTACAGGCTTGTCTTATGCTACCCTCTGCCCATACCCTGCTGTACACTGATGGGTTTGTAGACACCCGCTGACTGGTGGAAAGACCCGTCACTAAATCTAAAGGTGCTGTCCTGTGTGCGCCCCACTGCCTCCCTATGACTGGAGCATAGCACTGTACCTGACCATGGGTGGAGGACACAGCTGTCATGTCTGTCTACGTCCTCCATCACCCTACATAATACTGATACGGTAGCGCCTCCTTGGAGATCTCTGCTCACATGAGTCCATACAATCTAATAAATAATGCCGTCATCCCCCAACGCATATTAAATACATCTACATAAATTTTCTATTTCAAGTTTGGTTTTGCTGGTTGCTTGTGTGTTGAGCTACATCTATGTCGCTGTGTCCTGCTGATAGGTGTGTGTCACTCCAGCGGACATGAATAGCTGCTTATCCAGATGAGGTCAGAGGTTACACCCCAGTGCAAATATAAGATGCTGATCACCACCAGGACGTGCATAATCTGGTGACTGTTGCACCAATAGTCAAACTTTCCAGGTTGTAAACGTTCAGGAAGGCGGGAAATATTAATGATGCCTCCGAGAAGGGCCAGACTGTCCATAAGGAGGTAGCAGCGTAGTGAAGATGGGTGGCCGGAGCCCAATCCTGCCCAACGGAGATAAAAGAAGAAGAAGCGGAAGGCAGCCTGCCAGGCGAATGAGCAGAGGCGGCTTATGTTACTGTGAGCGCTGACTGCACAAAAGATGACGTAGCTAGACAAGCCGCTGTATGCCAAGAGCGCCAGGCTCCGTGTGTATGGATGGCAGAGCAGGGTGCAGTAAATGATGGGGAGGGCACCTGTGGAGACAGACCACACATCACAATCTGGCCACAAGGCAGGACATCTCATCTGCTGTCATGTACACATGCTGACAACTTACCCAAAGTATTGACAAGGCAGATGCCGCACATATCGAGAGTGAGGAGCTTGTGGTAGACGGGCGCTCCGCCATGGTGGTTCATAAAGAGATGATATAGCACGCTGCCCAGCTGGGGGCTAACACAGGCTAGGTAGTGGACCACACCGAGCCAAGGGACAGACAGCTGACGCCAGGGGATTTGTAGAGGGAGCAGGAACAAAAAGCCAAGGAGTGGGATCCCTAAAACAATAGAAAAGTGACAGTAAGTCTGTATTCACACGAGTGACCTCAAACTCCGAAGAAGCAATGCCATTGATATCCTGGAGAACGTCTCCCTCCTTCCAGTGTCTGTCTGTCCACTGTAGCCCGTCTGACTGGCGTCAGTAAATCTAGTAATACATTGCAGCATTTCCTAGCCACGTGGACTGAGCGATGGCAGAGTCTAGTGTGAGGACCTAAGTGTGCGGCTCATCTCCTGCAAATCGTCCCATCAGTTCTCTGTCGGGTTGCGTCACATTTACAGCCTGCCCCGGAGCACTGCTGGCCTCCGTCATGTCTACAGCCAGAAGCCTCACACAATCGTGTTTACATCTCACTGCAAATGTGAGACCTGGATCCTGAGCCAGAGCCGTGTTGTACATGATCCACTAAGCGCACACGTCCTATCACGCCTGTAATCTGAAGCCTAGTCTTATTTACTGGCCCGGGATATCACACTACACAGCCAGCGCGGTGCAGCCTTACCACCCAGGGCTTGTATTTCATGGCCGCTCCAGTAATCACACTCTATGCTCTCCGGGACCCTTGacctgagcatgtgcagtacaacATGGCtgtcagacaccacaagtccTTATGTTTAGTTTCTTACTTTAGGCCCTTCCGCCACGTCCAGCTCGTTGCACCATTTAATGGCTCCTCTCCACTCATTCCAGCAcagtttggaattttttctctaccgtTACCGTGCTGTTAGATTagatgatatactatttagtatttgtactgtcaggtgggcggtgtcaggcaggagtagacaagggggtgtgattctgagctctgacactggctgcctctgattggagctccaaCTCCCttctctgctcctgcctgacaccgccccacCTCAGCAGACTGCTCCCTCCATGTTTGGCAGTGAGGTGCTGCATTCATCCTGCCCCTCAGCAGACTGCTCCCTCCATGTTTGGCAGTGAGGTGCTGATACATTCATCCTGCCCCTCAGCAGACTGCTCCCTCCATGTTTGGCAGTGAGGTGCTGATACATTCATCCTGCCTCTCAGCAGACTGCTCCCTCCATGTTTGGCAGTGAGGTGCTGCATTCATCCTGCCTCTCAGCAGACTGCTCCCTCCATGTTTGGCAGTGAGGTGCTGCATTCATCCTGCCCCTCAGCAGACTGCTCCCTCCATGTTTGGCAGTGAGGTGCTGATACATTCATCCTGCCCCTCAGCAGACTGCTCCCTCCATGTTTGGCAGTGAGGTGCTGATACATTCATCCTGCCTCTCAGCAGACTGCTCCCTCCATGTTTGGCAGTGAGGTGCTGCATTCATCCTGCCTCTCAGCAGACTGCTCCCTCCATGTTTGGCAGTGAGGTGCTGCATTCATCCTGCCCCTCAGCAGACTGCTCCCTCCATGTTTGGCAGTGAGGTGCTGATACATTGATCCTGCCCCTCAGAAGACTGCTCCCTCCATGTTTGGCAGTGAGGTGCTGATACATTCATCCTGCCTCTCAGCAGACTGCTCCCTCCTTATCCTTACTGACTCCTCTCCCCACTACAGTGTCTATAGACTGTCCATTCTGTCCTTGGCAGCTGCACTCTGGGGCAGAGGGATGTtttggaaacagatttgcataaaaTGCTTGTGCTGAGTCTGTAGGATGATGGTGACGTACAGGACAAGCTCTGGTTACAGCCCTCGAGAAGACGCTGCTCCTCCTATACATATGAAGCCATGTTTGCTGCCTCTTATCTTAGTGAAAAGCTCAGAACTAAAAAAGACACTGCCGAAACCGGAGCCAAAGTACAAAGTTACCAATCATGTCCCCCGTATCAAACCCAGCCGATAGATACGAGACAAGGGACGCCCTGCGTGTAACCAGCGCACTCACTGATGTGACCATTCCTCATATACCACACAGCTAGAACTAAACATGTAACCTAAGATATATTCACTGCCCAGACATAGCAGAGGTGTGAATGTCGCCCAATCAATGCCTCTCGGCTACATCTGAACCCATCTGTGCAACCTGTAGGATAGTATATTATGTAGTCTGGGTGGAGAAATAGACTGGAGGTAGACCGCGCACCCCCTCACCAGCTGGACGGCCGCACTTAGTCACCCTCATGTCACAACTGTCTATGTATTGACCAGATTTACCGGCCAAATGAGGCTCAGCCGAGCAGAGGTGCCAGGTCCAGCCCGGCCCGTTCTTAGCAGGTAAATCGGGCCTATACTACACGTATTACACGACTCAACAGGACGGGAGGCGGCAGCGAGTATTTACTCTCCACACACACCATGGAGCACTGTGTACACAAGGAGTTACCTGGAACTAATTCATTAGCACTTGGCCGATAGCACCGACACAATCTCCATGTCACAGGGTCTGCCATGAACAGAACCACGTCTACATGTATGAGCAgagaacccgaccacaataaggacatcatggctggttatcaggaggggacactacatgtatgagaagataatctgaccacaataaggacatcatggctggttatcaggaggacactacatgtatgagaagataatctgaccacaataaggacatcatggctggttatcaggaggacactacatgtatgagaagataacctgaccacaataaggacatcatggctggttatcaggaggacactacatgtatgagaagataacctgaccacaataaggacatcatggcgggttatcaggagaggacactacatgtatgagaagataatccgaccacaataaggacatcatggttgtgTTGGTACCAAGTCCCAAACCATAGAGAGTTTCTGCCTTCATAGTCCATTGGTAAATGATAAAGACAACAGATGTCGGCACTAGTAGAATAGTTGGAGGAAGTCTATAAAGATCTACTAAATTTTTGATTATTCATATTATAAATATGGACATTGTGTTGCCACGCGTTTGGTCTCCCATGGTAGGTTTGTTTTAATAGACTGTGGGGCCCTGTTGAAACTTTTTGTAAGTGACCCCCACCACAATTTACTGTCCTCTTACCCAcacataatgctccctcagtCATCAGTAAGACACAAGAACCAAAAAAGAAATAATCCAACCCCGTTCCCACAGACCTGCAGGCTATGACTCTAATGATGTCTGTGTCTCGGCCTTCATCGCTCCTCCCAACAAGGCTGACTAATGGAGCCCGGAGCGGATAACGCCAATCTTTGAGTTACCTGCCCTGCACGATTTGTCCTATGGTTAAAGCGACCCTGCAGATGATCTGAGGAGCCATTGCCTACAGCAATCGGTCACCCCTAGCAGTGATACGAGGACACGGACAGCTCAGTAACATGTACAGGACATCCTGCGGCCACATCTTGTCTCTCATGGCAGGGTGgtaccagcaggataatgctcgcccacacaCACGGGTccccaggaatgtctccaccagattacaaCACTTCCTGGTCCTGCCTGGTCACCAGAGATATCACCAATCCACTATTAATGGAACCAGCTGGAACATCACCAACCTATGAGTGTGAATCTATAGGCCCGGCTGTAAGATCTGtgataaatgtactgctatataccatacagagcctgtatatacctccatgtcctgccatatctcatcttgtatccaggctagaggtgccAACAGGGTCCTAGAGCCTGCGCCCAATTGGCCGGTATCCCCAATAACCTTCTGCTTTGGCATTGCTTCCATAGATCATCATTGCATCACATTGACAAGACTCGACAGGACACAGACCGTTTCTGCGGCCAGAGGGTATCTCTCTCAGTCACTGTATGGCTGTTTGTAGTGCACCCTGCTGCTCCCGTGTCCCATAATGCAGCGCTCAGCAGCGGCCACGTTGTTCTGACAATTTATAGTTCCAGCTATAGGTTTGTGGGTGAGGGCAGACGGCGGCCGCGTCCCCTGAGACTGCAGGTGTGACATCCCTCCAGCACTTGGCAGGATTTGGGGGAAGGGGGTGAGGCAGCTGAGTAAGCAATGTTCTTCATCGTCCTGACTCAATCCGCTTTTAGAAATTCCTCTTCCGAGGAGCCGGAGCTGAGCGGTCACTTCATTGGGTGAGAGTGCTTGTCAGCGGTGACGTCAGGGAGCTGGAAGGTCATTTGTATAAGAACATTACAAGATTTACATTACCAGGACTCTCCCCAACACCACGAGCGTACGATGGCCACACACTGACCATGTCCACACACACCATCTGGGATGAGggtcccacctacagatacaacaGTCTATACATGTAGACCCCCCTACTGGGCCATCTCCAGTCCTAACCCTATCAGGGAATCCAGGTCACTAGTAAAGAGATTAGGACTCTGAGCTCCTTACCGACTGACCGCTCCTCATACTCACCTTAAAGCTTCTAAAGACTTTACATACTTAGGTTAACCCTTGACTGACAGGAACCGGCTGTATGGACACCAGATGGAAACGAATGCAGGTACGTAGGTGAAGTGCGGAGCATCTGAAGGTGCTGGAGGCCGGCACAGGCACAGAAAGGAATTAACCCTTCAGGCACAGCTGCCCCCTAATGATGAGGGTCTATGGGAAGACACTGGATGTCTCCTCTACAACACATCATGTTCTATCTGATGGCCGATGGATCTGCGACATTGCCGTTCTATCCATGACACTGTCCACACTTACAGGCATATCGTCCATCCTGTCTATGACACTGCCAGTCCTGTCTGTGACATTATCCTCCCTACCAGTGACACTGAATGTCCTGTCCGTGATATCGCCTGTCTTGTCCGTATTAACCAACCTACTAGTAACATCGCCCATCCTATCTCCTCCGTGATATCACCTCCTGTCCGTCACATTGTCCATCCTATCCCTCGTATGACACTGCCCGTCCTGTCTGTGACATAGATCGTCCTGTCCATGACATTGTCCACCCTATCAGTCACATGGTCCATCCTGTCCCTTTCGTGACACTGCCGTACTGTCCGGGACAGGCTCAGGGCCACAGCGACTTTCCACAGACACTGACAAGTCAGAGGCCTCTTACACAGAGTTTTTATGGAACATTTGTTGACATGAGAATTCTATGGAGAAATGTTAGATACAAAGATCCAGCGAACACCGAGAGCAATCAtaaggaccaaaaa
This region of Leptodactylus fuscus isolate aLepFus1 chromosome 8, aLepFus1.hap2, whole genome shotgun sequence genomic DNA includes:
- the PAQR4 gene encoding progestin and adipoQ receptor family member 4; the encoded protein is MAFLSGPRLLDWASSPPHLQFNKFVLTGYRPVASGAECLQSLFYLHNELGNIYTHGIPLLGFLFLLPLQIPWRQLSVPWLGVVHYLACVSPQLGSVLYHLFMNHHGGAPVYHKLLTLDMCGICLVNTLGALPIIYCTLLCHPYTRSLALLAYSGLSSYVIFCAVSAHSNISRLCSFAWQAAFRFFFFYLRWAGLGSGHPSSLRCYLLMDSLALLGGIINISRLPERLQPGKFDYWCNSHQIMHVLVVISILYLHWGVTSDLIWISSYSCPLE